Part of the Pieris brassicae chromosome 11, ilPieBrab1.1, whole genome shotgun sequence genome, TTTAATGTAACTTTATGTATATAGAAGGCTATCAGTACTTTCATAAAGTATGCAATTCCTTGACCCAATAGGACTATTATTAAGTAcccaatttttataaaattggtattaacattattgtttagtaatatattttttaattcatgaaTTTTTAACATGATTAAGGTTGGCACAACACTAGCATCCCCAGTGTTTGGTTATGTGGACCACCCTGCTCTACAAGCACTTTTTGGTGTCACCGCTGGATCTACAGTTATATCAGCaataagttatttaacaaacaaagaTACATATAAAGTTCTGAAGAAATTATGATTGTGAAttactatgtatttattgattgTCTTCCAATCCCAggaaaatgcatataaaatcaACATTTATTAGACTAGGTGTATGATAAGTAATTGTATTCTggcaacattataaatgttttcttttttcaaaatagAGGTAAGTAGGCTACATGggatttgttaaataaaacaatgagatacaaaatatgaattttattccTCATTCTATTCACATGAATATGCAGTAAACTATGAAAgtacaaaattatacttaagtaatcaaaaaaatccaatcactaatcacaataaataataaaaaagaaatacagttTCAGTCTGAATCAATGAGGAGTGTGCTTTGTCAAAAAAGCTATAAAAATAGAATCTGGAATGTTGCCATTGCatgatacataatttaaataattagtaaggTGAATTAATGAGATTATTTTGATGACTCAATATACCAGGATTAATGTAAAACAGTATTAACAGACACTACATTTACAAATGAACATATGAGCTACTGAAATACTTTGACAACAGCTCTATGAAATACACACACGCAAAGTTAACAATTTCTTTTCACATTTAGAATTACTATTTAGTGgcaaaacttatattattcataaatatccCAGTTTTTTCATGGACTTTTTGGATGGTGTAggtattttatctttaaaggCACACAAACTTAGTCGTGGATATTGCTAAACAGacaacacaataaatatacatttaatataaaagatcttgttttatatttttggtataAATCATGGATGCTCAAAGAGTAAAACATTCTAGCCATAAACATAATAAGATATTTAGTGCATCCCGCTGCTGTAGGATTGTCTTGATTTTAAAGACATATATAccataactatattattaagttttaaattatatgctCATTTTATATTACTCTGTTAGAATCTCAAGCAAAGCTACAAATAATTACGACTAGATcaagaaacaataaatattgtatagccTGATtgaactatattattaaagtaatgcCTTACATACAAtctaaacttataaaaaataataaaactgaagttttgttacattaaattcttattttataactaaattcaaaatataactgaatataatattaatatttagatttaatcATGTTCAATTATGGCATCTATTTTTGTAATAGTTTgtggttttatattttcagacTACAGAATATGTTGAGGTTATTCTGTCTTTAAGGACTTttgtaaaatgatttttgataATATCTTATGTATGGCTTTTTGAAAGATAGAAGCACcgattacaaaaacaaatactaacaataaagtaaattaacaaatataaacgtCACAAAATGTTAAAACCCTAAgctaattaatgaaaaactgTCATAAAAATTGCACAAATAtcttttacaattaaacacaatatttttaattgaaatggTAACACAGTAAGTTTAAagatgtgtaaggtatactgattacaatttatttagaacTTAGGCTCTATGTTTACATTAGAATAGGGGCTATTAGGTATTCTAGtgcgaaataaatattatttatactggTTAGTTAATAATAGCATTTATGAGTTTCTGAACTTAAGAcacaaatttaacaatttgttgCACTTAAGATACATAAGTATAATTAACTTACCCAACCTTGTTGATAAGCTCATCGCAGATAGCTGTTAGTTCCTCATTATCTTTAATTTTCTGTGCCAATGATTCTTGTAGAGAAGATGCATGGACTTCACTTTTCTTTAACATTGCATTTAATTTAAGGATTTCTGCCTGATGAGATTTCTTGATTGAATCCAGCTCTGCATTTGCCTTGTTTAATTGCTGCATTGCATGTTGGCGTAGTGTTTCATATCTAGCTTCCAATTTTTGAATTGCATCAGTATTATCCTCAACAgttctttttaatgtttcttcATTACCTTTATAACCTTGAATAATAACCTTACATCTCTCATATTTAGTATGAACATCATTGAATGCATGTTCCATAGATGCCAAGTGTGCCGCAGCTTCATCACGTTCCCTCAGCAATGTAACTCTCTCTTCTGCCCATCTTTTAGCTTCAGATTCTCTTTCACCGATAAGTGAAGAGATTGTTCTTTCATATTCCTCCATTACAACactcatttgtttattatttcttacttTTTCTGACACTCGCTGTGACAATGCCTTTTCTTTATCTGCATATTCCTCATTTTGTTCtgctaatttttttatctttgtttCACATTCCTCTAATCGGTCTCTGAGTTCACGATTAATTTCTCTTAGGTTGTGAGCTTCTTCTTCCTGAGCTGTAAGCATCTCTTTAACGGCTCGCAACTGTTCAACAGTATGTGGGTCCATATCTGAAGATCTATGTATGACGGGTGGAGGAGGTGGTGCTGGTGTACCTAAACTTAGTAATCGATCAATGGTCGCAATTGCAGGAGAAACCGTACCTTTAACTTGGGTAATCTTTGATGACGCCTGGTTTCTATTAACAGCAGGGGTGACCACTTGAGTTGGTTTCTCAGATGGACCACTGTTACTTGATTGAATAGACAAATGTTGCATTGAGGTCAATATATTTTGCTCTGTACCTGACATGGTACTAAATAGCTTTGCAATCTGTTTTAAAATCCTATAGGTTTAGGACTGCCTGCGATGACATCGTCTTCTGGAAATAAcgcaataattaatttcaaggACAATAATTCTTGAGTCATTTGTCACTTAACAACACTTTGCctatgttaaaaaatgtttggttaattcaattaaattactaaCCCGAATCccatgtaaattatttttcatatctaGTAAATTAGTAACGCCTCTAgcatatacaatttataaacatcCTACGCACAAGGTTAAAGCCTTAAATGGCTTAATAAAAGCAATGTTATCTAaaccaaaaaaataacagtaacACACCAAAGGAATATGACGAACATTAATTTCCAACAAATTACatacgtaaataattaaaaaaaacctttaaatttattcagtaAGCTTTAcaaaggttttatatttataaattacgatTCCCGAAATAGTTGATTCATTTCAGAATTCAGATTTGATTGAATTTAAACCACAGATGACAGGAAGTAAGAAATGTAAGTCAATTTGACAGTGATagattacaaaataaagaCTTAGTCTTTATACAGAAATTGAGTTTAGTAGgtaggtaatatttttttaatgggaGATAAGGCAAACCAGCAGTTAGGTCACTTAAGTGCTAACCGGCACCCATGGACCTGCAACACCCAGAGACCAAATTGAATTTTTGCAAGAGCCTTTACAACAGGGCTGACTTACCACCGATGGGCATTGCaaaaaaacgaataaaaagTTCTATGCCATGCAGAACAACAGAAGTGATAAAGTCTGCAACCGCATCTAGATTATCCAGCGAAGAACAAATCGGGTAGGAAGCAAAGAAAGAACGCATTCCATCCCAGTCTGCAGACCTATAGTGCCAGATACCATGGATACTCGCAAAGCGACGCAGGGCAGGAAGCATAGCATAATGATAATCGGCACAGTACTAGATATTGATCCGATGATTCTAAAAGAAGTTTGACGAGGATGTGAGATCAACATCAACTGCAACAGGTGCTTCAACTGGGATTCTCGTATTGAGGGCACCATTTGTGTCAGTTCAATGCAAAGTTATGAAATCTTCCCGTTTATTCGCTGGTTGAAGCGCAAAGCCAGTCGGCGTGATGGGCGATAAAATGTCCAAGTGGCACGATCTCACCGAAAAGAAGTGTCTCGAGTAAGGATTCTGTAGCCAATTTTATGCAATCTATGAGTAGATCGATTTGGATCTTTCCGCAATGGGACCTATAAGAGTGAGTGACCTATAGAGAGTGTGATGACCACGACCCTATCGTGGACGGTCATCACATAGCCAGTCTACGCGTAACCAGAAATTATATTGGTCAAAGGTTATAACCAGGGTTATAATCCTCTAATATTGCGGAAGTCCACAGATAGGGAGGATGCCTGCCTCTGACGCTGGTGCCTAGTGACACCTGCTTCGTTTGTGCCGATTTCgacaaagtgtttattagaACCAGTAAGCGAAAAATTGCCACTCATAATACGAAGGTCAGCCTGGGGATATATTGTGACTAGATGGTGGATGCCCAGTGGGTGATTCACCACTGCGATAgctaatttatataacacattttttgattcatttattgataattcAAAAATGTGTTCACTCCAAAAACGTTTTTGCTCTCGGAGAAACCTACCTTTTGTGACTGAGCAACTCCGGAGCTACACAAGAAAAGGATACAATTGTATAAGTTGTATGATGAAAAACAGTATAATGACAGTGaagcgtccatgcgtcgggttgtctttctccctaaaatatgtcGAGGGGGCCGAAGTGACATCGCTAGTCACATCCTTCCAACCAACCGCCATGCCTGCCAACCGCAACTGCCAACGGCCAGTCACTTGGAGGggatgaatttatttaagccAAGCCTACTTTTCTTGGAAGACGCAGTCATAAAAACAAGTGTGCTATCACTCtgtcattttattttctctgctagtaataatataaataataatctagcTTTACTTGTTGGGTACTTTACTTTAGTGgcaaaaaaaaagtattttttttctgaggaatattttatttaataatctactatatacaatttataaagggATAATCTTAGACACCAACCGAGAAGTTTATTACTTCTCGgttttatacatttcataTGCAAATTCTTCGTCATCTGTAGGGTCGTAttctaaacttaaaattaagataaGTGTGCTGTCACtgtcattttattttctctGTTATGCTCAGAAGTGGGAAAAACGATGTCGACCACAAGTTTTTCGACCTCCTGACAAGTCAATGTCGGAGGAAGATGAGGATACTCTTTACTATTTCGCTGTGATTGCCCGTCCTTTaactgatttaattaaaaaagacgCTTCGTGGATATGGAGAAGTGATCAAAACAATAGCTTTGACCAACTTAAAAAGTGTTCCAAGCCTGTGTTAGCTTT contains:
- the LOC123716133 gene encoding transforming acidic coiled-coil-containing protein 3-like; this translates as MSGTEQNILTSMQHLSIQSSNSGPSEKPTQVVTPAVNRNQASSKITQVKGTVSPAIATIDRLLSLGTPAPPPPPVIHRSSDMDPHTVEQLRAVKEMLTAQEEEAHNLREINRELRDRLEECETKIKKLAEQNEEYADKEKALSQRVSEKVRNNKQMSVVMEEYERTISSLIGERESEAKRWAEERVTLLRERDEAAAHLASMEHAFNDVHTKYERCKVIIQGYKGNEETLKRTVEDNTDAIQKLEARYETLRQHAMQQLNKANAELDSIKKSHQAEILKLNAMLKKSEVHASSLQESLAQKIKDNEELTAICDELINKVG